One region of Sulfurospirillum tamanense genomic DNA includes:
- a CDS encoding TolC family protein — MRLLLCLSLSAGVLFANESLLSTLKQEQLRLEREQNELNSDILKYQWLSPIEGAWNWTKTEDSLNSDRETGTFSVSLNQPIFKSGGIYFAMRYADANRAFLRLSTQLETQTLIKDVMSLALRYQKAQLQKQRTQFQIDNALIDIVRKKEQFESGFVDSSDLDQALLSKNTLQHTLLELERTSMEFVKAFQSISDARLEELTLPVFEMVDEEAYLASSLHVKQQAGAYERSKWLQRANVSTFLPTISLNAAYYNARGYDGNNERDEYQTYGVRISMPLYDINRARSLELKRVETLQAGVKLQDVKRSETKVFERVHEEVQFLNQKREISLENFTLYGELLASAKELAEAGEKTVYDVQTLENSRQTMQLDAQIYALDAQLSLLDLYAKMQGEI; from the coding sequence ATGCGATTGCTACTTTGTCTTAGTTTGAGTGCTGGCGTTTTGTTCGCCAATGAAAGCTTACTTTCGACGCTCAAACAAGAACAACTCCGCCTAGAGCGCGAGCAAAATGAACTAAACAGTGACATACTTAAATACCAGTGGCTTAGTCCCATCGAGGGAGCGTGGAACTGGACAAAAACAGAAGATTCGCTCAATAGTGACCGCGAAACGGGGACGTTCTCTGTTTCATTGAACCAGCCTATTTTTAAAAGTGGCGGAATCTATTTTGCCATGCGTTATGCGGACGCTAATCGCGCTTTTTTGCGCCTTTCGACTCAGCTTGAAACCCAAACACTTATCAAAGATGTCATGAGTCTTGCGTTACGCTACCAAAAGGCGCAACTGCAAAAGCAACGCACCCAGTTTCAAATCGACAATGCTTTGATTGATATCGTGCGCAAAAAAGAGCAATTTGAGAGTGGCTTTGTGGACAGCAGTGATCTTGACCAAGCGTTGCTCTCTAAAAACACCTTACAGCACACGCTTTTAGAGTTAGAGCGCACCAGCATGGAGTTCGTCAAAGCCTTCCAAAGCATCAGTGATGCTAGGCTGGAGGAGCTTACGTTGCCTGTGTTTGAGATGGTAGATGAAGAAGCGTACCTTGCCAGTTCTTTACATGTAAAGCAACAAGCAGGGGCGTACGAGCGCAGTAAGTGGCTCCAGCGAGCCAATGTGTCGACCTTTTTGCCTACCATCTCCCTAAATGCGGCGTATTACAACGCCAGAGGGTACGATGGCAACAATGAGCGTGACGAGTATCAAACCTACGGCGTGCGGATTTCTATGCCCCTTTATGACATCAACCGCGCGCGTTCTTTGGAGCTTAAGCGCGTAGAAACCTTGCAAGCGGGTGTTAAGCTCCAAGATGTCAAGCGCAGTGAGACAAAAGTGTTTGAGCGCGTCCACGAAGAAGTACAGTTCTTGAACCAAAAGCGCGAGATTTCTTTGGAGAATTTCACCCTTTATGGGGAACTTCTGGCCTCAGCCAAAGAACTCGCAGAGGCGGGAGAAAAGACTGTTTATGATGTGCAAACGCTGGAAAACTCACGCCAAACCATGCAGCTGGATGCGCAGATTTACGCACTGGATGCACAGCTTTCCTTGTTAGATTTGTATGCAAAGATGCAGGGTGAAATTTAG
- a CDS encoding aspartate aminotransferase family protein, translated as MYEAMDKSYVMQTYPRNYVNFKKGENATLFDENGKDYIDFTSGIGVVSVGHGNLRLAHALFDQASNLIHTSNLFLIEPQAKLAKRMCELSGYDMAVFFANSGAEANEGAIKLARKYGLQAFPKKRFKVLTLEHSFHGRTITTVKATGQTSFHKEAFAPYPEGFSFHEQIRALIDAIDEETVAVMIELVQGEGGVQPLDKAAVQELAAFLKERQLLLIIDEVQTGVFRSGEFLASQLYDITPDIITLAKGLAGGVPIGAIMTTHKTLFEVGDHGSTFGGNFLSTRAGLEVLDILESYKQSGLLDEAFLFFEAQLRRIAQAYPQYFEKELGLGLMRGLRCKGEETLPHLIKSAFEAGVLVLRSGRNTLRFLPPLTISKEEIQEGFRRLENAIATLS; from the coding sequence ATGTACGAAGCCATGGACAAATCCTACGTCATGCAGACGTATCCTAGAAATTATGTAAACTTCAAAAAAGGCGAAAACGCCACCTTGTTTGATGAAAATGGAAAAGACTACATCGATTTTACCAGTGGCATTGGTGTGGTGAGTGTGGGGCATGGGAACTTGCGCCTAGCCCACGCGCTGTTTGACCAAGCGTCCAATCTTATCCATACCTCCAACTTGTTTCTCATTGAACCCCAAGCCAAACTGGCTAAACGCATGTGTGAACTTAGCGGTTACGACATGGCGGTTTTCTTTGCCAATTCGGGGGCTGAGGCTAACGAAGGCGCCATTAAACTCGCACGCAAATACGGCTTGCAAGCCTTTCCCAAAAAACGCTTCAAAGTCCTCACCCTAGAGCACTCCTTTCACGGGCGTACCATTACCACTGTCAAAGCCACAGGTCAAACAAGCTTCCATAAAGAAGCCTTTGCCCCGTACCCTGAGGGCTTTAGTTTTCACGAACAAATCCGCGCGCTCATCGATGCCATCGATGAAGAAACCGTCGCGGTGATGATAGAGCTCGTCCAAGGGGAGGGCGGCGTACAGCCGCTAGACAAAGCCGCCGTGCAAGAACTCGCCGCCTTTTTGAAAGAGCGCCAGTTGCTACTCATTATCGATGAAGTGCAAACGGGCGTGTTTCGCAGTGGGGAGTTTTTGGCTTCGCAACTTTACGACATCACTCCCGACATCATCACCCTTGCTAAAGGATTGGCGGGTGGCGTGCCCATTGGGGCCATCATGACCACCCACAAAACCTTGTTTGAAGTAGGGGACCATGGTAGTACCTTTGGGGGCAATTTTCTTTCCACGCGCGCAGGCCTTGAAGTATTGGACATTTTGGAGTCTTATAAACAAAGCGGGCTTTTGGACGAGGCCTTTTTATTTTTTGAAGCACAGTTGCGCCGTATCGCTCAAGCCTATCCTCAGTATTTTGAAAAAGAGCTCGGCCTTGGTCTCATGCGCGGGCTTCGCTGTAAGGGCGAAGAGACGTTGCCTCACCTGATTAAATCGGCCTTTGAGGCGGGTGTATTGGTGTTGCGTTCAGGCAGAAATACCTTGCGCTTTTTGCCACCGCTCACCATTTCTAAAGAAGAGATACAAGAAGGATTTAGGAGGCTTGAAAATGCGATTGCTACTTTGTCTTAG
- a CDS encoding trimeric intracellular cation channel family protein: MEPLFIAEIIGTIAFALSGFYVAAKDRLDFLGVFIAAFLTALGGGLTRDAIVGRDPYTFTHLLPGLLVVGVLFFAIVFKLHKHDKVEQKFIFVMSDTLGLVSFSITGALVAMQSELNFFGVVLLALTTAVGGGVMRDILLNKVPLILSTGLYGTVALVIGTMLFVLELVGFLNPLSILACAFVGLALRLAAYYRGWHLPVLE, encoded by the coding sequence ATGGAACCCCTTTTTATTGCTGAAATTATTGGTACGATTGCCTTTGCTTTGAGCGGCTTTTATGTGGCCGCTAAAGACCGTTTGGACTTTTTGGGCGTGTTTATCGCCGCATTTTTAACGGCCCTTGGCGGTGGTTTAACGCGCGATGCCATCGTTGGTCGCGACCCGTACACCTTTACGCACCTGCTTCCGGGGCTTTTGGTGGTGGGCGTGTTGTTTTTTGCCATTGTTTTTAAGCTGCACAAACACGACAAGGTGGAGCAAAAATTCATTTTTGTCATGAGCGACACCTTGGGGCTTGTCTCTTTTTCCATCACGGGCGCGTTGGTAGCCATGCAAAGCGAGTTGAATTTTTTTGGCGTGGTGCTCTTGGCGCTCACCACCGCCGTGGGTGGCGGGGTCATGCGCGATATTTTGCTCAACAAAGTGCCGCTTATTTTAAGTACAGGCTTGTACGGCACGGTTGCTTTGGTCATCGGCACGATGCTCTTTGTGCTAGAGCTTGTGGGTTTTTTAAACCCTTTGAGTATCTTGGCTTGCGCTTTTGTGGGCCTTGCCTTACGTCTAGCGGCTTACTACCGCGGGTGGCATTTGCCTGTGCTAGAGTAG
- a CDS encoding phosphotransferase: MTPQMLLKTCPLLTQPLTCKPLSGGNMNAVFLVQDSLDNEVVVKYAPPYLHLLGPSVPLSQERIRVEMHALEYFGSIAPHVTPSVLYKDEANFFMILEYKKDFITLREAHILEVFNPKVYVKLGHFIGALCANKPPKKPQSFYENQELKAITNEYVFTIAFLENSDKTMPHPWFTPRPKSARLLENVAFLKTLFHTSTPHLIHGDLHTGSVLARGEKIAVIDAEFALFGPISFDIGNLFAHIIMDGFGREFSPSMALEVFWESFVQHSKLTCKESEAIFSQSVGFCGVEIARRLVVPAKSPALESLAHKEEAYAHMDALSHKLIENFPQTKTLQNFLKILP; encoded by the coding sequence ATGACCCCGCAAATGCTACTAAAAACCTGTCCACTGCTAACACAGCCCCTTACATGTAAACCTCTTAGTGGTGGCAACATGAATGCGGTGTTTTTGGTGCAAGACAGCTTAGACAATGAAGTGGTGGTAAAATACGCGCCGCCGTATTTGCATCTGCTTGGGCCTAGTGTTCCGTTATCTCAAGAGCGCATTCGTGTAGAGATGCATGCGCTAGAATATTTTGGTTCTATTGCACCCCATGTAACTCCATCGGTTTTATACAAAGACGAAGCCAATTTTTTCATGATTTTAGAATACAAAAAAGATTTTATAACTCTTCGCGAAGCCCATATTTTAGAGGTATTTAACCCTAAAGTCTATGTAAAGCTTGGCCACTTCATAGGCGCACTCTGCGCAAACAAACCACCTAAAAAACCGCAAAGTTTTTATGAAAATCAAGAGCTAAAAGCCATCACGAATGAATACGTTTTTACCATCGCTTTTTTGGAAAACTCAGACAAAACCATGCCCCATCCGTGGTTTACTCCGCGCCCCAAATCCGCGCGCCTGTTAGAAAACGTGGCTTTTTTAAAAACCCTTTTTCACACCTCCACGCCTCACCTCATTCACGGTGATTTGCACACGGGTTCGGTGTTGGCGCGCGGTGAGAAAATCGCGGTGATTGACGCGGAATTTGCCCTCTTTGGGCCGATTTCCTTTGACATTGGCAATCTTTTTGCCCACATCATCATGGACGGTTTTGGGCGGGAGTTTTCACCCAGCATGGCACTAGAGGTTTTTTGGGAGAGCTTTGTCCAACACTCCAAGCTTACATGTAAAGAATCAGAAGCCATTTTCTCCCAAAGCGTAGGGTTTTGCGGCGTCGAAATCGCGCGGCGTTTGGTAGTACCTGCCAAATCTCCCGCCCTAGAATCTTTGGCACACAAAGAGGAAGCGTACGCGCACATGGACGCGCTTTCTCATAAACTTATCGAAAATTTCCCTCAGACAAAAACTCTTCAAAACTTCCTAAAAATACTCCCATGA